Proteins encoded by one window of Cheilinus undulatus linkage group 13, ASM1832078v1, whole genome shotgun sequence:
- the basp1 gene encoding brain acid soluble protein 1 homolog: MGGKLSKKKKGYNVNDEKAKDKDAKAEGASAEESEAPKENKDEAPAADGKEVANDTAAKEAPAADAAAPKEEEKNAAPAAKEPEKPAANAAEPAKAEEKPAAPAPAKESAPAAKEPEAKAESKGEADAKKTEAPAAPAAKAEAAPAASPDPKPTEVAPAAAKEAAAAASSTPAAEPPAKEANATEAPSKDQTVAVQD; encoded by the coding sequence ATGGGAGGCAAGCTCAGCAAAAAGAAGAAGGGATACAatgtaaatgatgaaaaggCCAAAGACAAGGATGCCAAAGCAGAGGGGGCCTCTGCTGAGGAGAGCGAAGCTCCGAAAGAAAACAAGGACGAGGCCCCGGCTGCCGACGGAAAGGAGGTAGCGAATGACACGGCGGCCAAGGAGGCGCCTGCGGCCGATGCTGCGGCGCccaaagaggaggaaaagaacgCGGCTCCTGCCGCAAAGGAGCCTGAGAAACCTGCCGCCAACGCCGCAGAGCCGGCTAAAGCTGAGGAGAAACCAGCTGCCCCTGCCCCGGCGAAGGAATCAGCCCCAGCGGCCAAGGAGCCCGAGGCCAAGGCTGAGAGTAAAGGTGAGGCCGACGCCAAAAAGACTGAGGCCCCCGCGGCACCAGCAGCCAAAGCCGAGGCGGCCCCTGCCGCCTCCCCTGACCCCAAGCCCACAGAGGTGGCTCCGGCAGCGGCAAAGGAGGCCGCCGCAGCCGCTAGTTCAACACCAGCCGCCGAGCCTCCGGCCAAGGAGGCGAACGCCACAGAGGCACCAAGCAAGGATCAAACCGTAGCAGTTCAAGATTAA